In Zingiber officinale cultivar Zhangliang chromosome 6A, Zo_v1.1, whole genome shotgun sequence, a single genomic region encodes these proteins:
- the LOC121995844 gene encoding AT-hook motif nuclear-localized protein 1-like has translation MEARDRAVTSHAAAEGSGSYQPPPPPPPPTAAAVSEEKPSGMGGLVAAAVAAAAAAAPPGVAIGLTVTAAGTMPKKRGRPRKYGPDGSLLRPLNPIPISASVPAGVEYTPAAKVGAAMKRGRGRAVGLVSKSPQFGLELEPQGEMVACAAGANFTPHVINIAAGEDVTMKIISFSQQGPRAICILSANGIISNVTLRQPDSSGGTLTYEGRFELLSLSGSFMPTENEGTRSRSGGLSVSLASPDGRVVGGGVAGLLVAAGPVQVVVGSFLPSYQMEQKTKKTRIEAGSASTAPSAIPLSNPNTEEAYGGTQGPHISETPKGNPAGESWSASLQTAPVPQNSVSDANTSLPGG, from the exons ATGGAGGCGAGGGACAGAGCGGTGACTTCTCATGCGGCGGCGGAGGGGTCTGGGAGTTaccagccgccgccgccgccgccgccgcctacAGCGGCGGCCGTGAGTGAAGAGAAGCCTAGCGGGATGGGCGGGTTGGTAGCCGCCGCCGTGGCAGCGGCGGCAGCGGCTGCGCCACCTGGAGTGGCGATTGGGCTGACCGTGACTGCGGCGGGGACGATGCCGAAGAAGAGGGGACGCCCGAGGAAGTACGGCCCAGACGGGAGCTTGCTGCGGCCGCTGAACCCGATCCCGATCTCGGCGTCCGTACCTGCCGGGGTGGAGTATACGCCGGCGGCCAAGGTGGGGGCGGCGATGAAGCGAGGTAGAGGGCGGGCAGTGGGATTGGTGAGCAAGTCACCGCAGTTCGGACTCGAGTTGGAGCCTCAAG GAGAGATGGTAGCCTGCGCTGCCGGTGCAAATTTCACGCCTCATGTTATCAATATTGCTGCCGGCGAG GATGTTACTATGAAAATCATATCATTCTCACAACAAGGGCCTCGAGCTATTTGTATTTTATCTGCCAACGGTATCATCTCAAATGTTACACTTCGTCAACCTGATTCAAGTGGCGGCACATTAACTTACGAG GGCCGGTTTGAATTACTCTCTTTATCTGGCTCATTTATGCCGACTGAAAATGAAGGAACAAGAAGCCGATCAGGTGGCCTAAGTGTTTCATTGGCAAGTCCTGACGGTCGAGTAGTCGGTGGAGGAGTTGCTGGCCTACTGGTGGCTGCTGGTCCTGTCCAG GTGGTCGTCGGAAGCTTCTTACCGAGTTACCAGATGGAGCAAAAAACAAAGAAGACAAGAATCGAAGCCGGCTCAGCTTCTACGGCACCATCTGCAATTCCTCTTTCAAACCCCAACACTGAAGAAGCATATGGCGGCACGCAAGGGCCGCATATCTCAGAAACTCCGAAGGGAAACCCTGCTGGAGAAAGTTGGTCTGCTTCCTTACAGACTGCACCGGTCCCTCAGAACTCCGTGTCGGATGCTAACACAAGTTTGCCCGGAGGTTGA